From a single Lolium rigidum isolate FL_2022 chromosome 7, APGP_CSIRO_Lrig_0.1, whole genome shotgun sequence genomic region:
- the LOC124669217 gene encoding cytochrome P450 87A3-like encodes MQPYLELASLGLITTATIPLSPRIYSTIFLQAMAAMAYISLWGAALAAVLALLHWVYRWRHPKSSGTLPPGSMGLPFIGETLQFFAPNPTCGLSPFVRDRVKKYGSMFKTSIVGRPVVVSADPDVNHYVFQNEGKLFESWYPDTFTEIFGRDNVGSLHGFIYKYLKTLVLRLYGQENLKAVLLTETDAACRGSLASWAAQPCVDIKEGLSTMIFDLTAKKLIGYEPSESSESLRLNFTAFIRGLISFPLNIPGTAYHECMEGRKNAMKVLKGMMKERMADPERKCEDFFDHVIQELRREKPLLTETIALDLMFVLLFASFETTALALTLGVKLLAENPKVVDALTEEHQAIIRNREDPDAAITWAEYKSMTFTSQVIMEIVRLANIVPGIFRRALQDVEIKGYTVPAGWGIMVCPPAVHLNPEIYEDPLAFNPWRWQGKPEITGGTKHFMAFGGGLRFCVGTDLTKVLMATFIHNLVTKYRWSTVKGGNIVRTPGLGFPDGFDIQLFPKN; translated from the exons ATGCAGCCATATCTTGAGCTAGCTTCTCTCGGCCtgatcaccaccgccaccatcccaCTGTCCCCAAGAATCTATAGCACGATCTTTCTTCAGGCCATGGCTGCCATGGCCTATATATCCCTCTGGGGTGCAGCATTGGCTGCCGTCCTCGCCCTTCTCCACTGGGTGTACAGGTGGCGCCACCCCAAATCCAGCGGCACGCTCCCGCCGGGATCCATGGGCCTCCCGTTCATCGGCGAGACGCTGCAGTTCTTCGCGCCCAACCCGACCTGCGGCCTCTCACCCTTCGTCAGGGACAGGGTGAAGAAGTACGGGAGCATGTTCAAGACGAGCATCGTTGGGCGGCCCGTGGTGGTGTCGGCGGACCCGGACGTGAACCACTACGTCTTCCAGAATGAAGGCAAGCTGTTCGAGAGCTGGTACCCTGACACCTTCACCGAGATCTTCGGCCGCGACAACGTCGGCTCCCTCCACGGCTTCATCTACAAGTACCTCAAGACCCTGGTGCTCCGCCTCTACGGCCAGGAGAACCTCAAGGCCGTGCTGCTCACCGAGACCGATGCCGCCTGCCGTGGCAGCCTCGCCTCGTGGGCAGCCCAGCCCTGCGTCGACATCAAAGAAGGACTCTCCACC ATGATATTTGACCTTACGGCCAAGAAGCTGATCGGCTACGAGCCGTCCGAGTCGTCGGAGAGCCTGAGGCTGAACTTCACGGCGTTCATCCGCGGCTTAATATCGTTCCCCCTCAACATTCCCGGCACTGCCTACCACGAATGCATGGAG GGGAGGAAGAATGCGATGAAGGTTCTCAAGGGCATGATGAAGGAGAGGATGGCCGATCCTGAGAGGAAGTGCGAGGACTTCTTCGACCACGTGATCCAGGAACTCAGGAGGGAGAAGCCGCTTCTGACGGAGACCATCGCGCTGGACCTCATGTTCGTGCTCCTCTTCGCCAGCTTCGAGACAACGGCGCTCGCACTCACCCTCGGTGTCAAGCTGCTCGCCGAGAACCCCAAGGTTGTCGACGCGCTAACG GAGGAACACCAAGCCATTATCAGAAACAGGGAGGACCCGGACGCCGCCATCACATGGGCAGAGTACAAATCGATGACATTCACGTCTCAG GTCATTATGGAGATTGTCAGGCTCGCAAACATCGTGCCGGGGATTTTCCGGAGGGCCTTGCAGGACGTTGAGATCAAAG GCTACACAGTTCCAGCAGGATGGGGCATCATGGTGTGTCCACCGGCAGTGCACTTGAACCCTGAGATATACGAAGACCCACTGGCGTTCAACCCATGGAGGTGGCAG GGCAAGCCTGAAATCACCGGTGGAACGAAGCATTTCATGGCATTTGGAGGCGGCCTTCGGTTCTGCGTAGGAACTGATCTCACCAAGGTGTTGATGGCAACATTCATCCACAATTTGGTTACGAAATACAG ATGGAGCACGGTGAAAGGAGGAAACATAGTCCGGACCCCGGGCCTCGGCTTCCCGGATGGTTTTGACATCCAACTCTTCCCTAAGAACTGA